Proteins from a genomic interval of Bradyrhizobium sp. CCBAU 53340:
- a CDS encoding ABC transporter substrate-binding protein, translated as MTNIAAAARRHAPIFLVAAFALLPLATPVQAQKSGGSITVGQELDIPGFDPLKVGVYDTSTFTAAAAIFDTLTTLDDKGEAAPKLAVSWTHSDDYMTWTFKLREGVKFHDGTPFNAQAFKENFDRQKDPANKCRCAFYITNVKEVLAPDEYTVVYKLTDPSVNLPAVITIQSQNNAIHSPTAWKTKGDDYNRNPVGTGPYILKSWTAGDRMVLEKNPNYWDKGRPYLDRIILKPLPDAQSRFASLQSGEADIIWDDENDADNIMKAQKDPKLAVHTYKGSGAQVYAFNTKVAPFDDVRVRQALVMAIDRPKMSQAISNGLSRPASNPYGDGSWVKCKDDGALPYDVEKAKALLKDYGKPVEFKMLVTATPRGRMIGQVLQQFWKRVGADMEIEQVDQATIPSRAFTRQFQLTPWRIVDLADPDPQMYANFHTGSPLALAGFSNPELDRLLDHARVTADLGQRTEDYCAISRLINKEAIWFWTFQNTYYALSSTKLKGFPKIYNSVIDVSNTWLE; from the coding sequence ATGACCAACATTGCTGCGGCGGCGCGCAGGCACGCGCCGATTTTCCTTGTTGCGGCATTTGCGCTCCTTCCACTGGCCACGCCAGTGCAGGCGCAGAAATCCGGCGGCAGCATCACCGTCGGCCAGGAGCTGGACATTCCCGGCTTCGATCCGCTCAAGGTCGGCGTCTACGACACCTCGACCTTCACGGCGGCTGCCGCGATCTTCGACACGCTCACCACGCTGGATGACAAGGGCGAGGCCGCACCAAAGCTCGCGGTGTCCTGGACCCATTCCGACGATTACATGACCTGGACCTTCAAGCTGCGCGAGGGCGTGAAATTCCATGACGGCACCCCGTTCAATGCGCAGGCCTTCAAGGAGAATTTCGACCGGCAGAAGGATCCCGCCAACAAATGCCGCTGCGCCTTCTACATCACCAACGTCAAGGAGGTGCTGGCGCCGGACGAATACACCGTCGTCTACAAGCTGACCGATCCTAGCGTGAACCTGCCGGCGGTGATCACCATCCAGAGCCAGAACAACGCGATACACTCGCCGACGGCCTGGAAGACTAAGGGGGACGATTACAACCGCAATCCCGTCGGCACCGGCCCCTACATCCTGAAATCATGGACCGCCGGCGACCGCATGGTGCTGGAGAAGAACCCCAACTACTGGGACAAGGGCCGTCCCTATCTCGACCGCATCATCCTGAAGCCGCTGCCCGATGCGCAGTCGCGCTTTGCCTCGCTGCAGTCGGGCGAGGCTGACATCATCTGGGACGACGAGAACGACGCCGACAACATCATGAAGGCGCAAAAGGACCCCAAGCTGGCCGTGCACACCTACAAGGGCTCGGGCGCGCAGGTCTATGCCTTCAACACCAAGGTGGCGCCGTTCGACGACGTCCGCGTGCGTCAGGCGCTGGTGATGGCGATCGACCGTCCAAAAATGTCGCAGGCGATCAGCAACGGTCTGAGCCGGCCCGCGAGCAACCCTTACGGCGACGGCTCCTGGGTCAAGTGCAAGGACGACGGCGCGCTGCCTTACGACGTCGAGAAGGCCAAGGCGCTGCTCAAAGACTACGGCAAGCCCGTGGAGTTCAAGATGCTGGTGACCGCGACGCCCCGCGGTCGCATGATCGGCCAGGTGCTGCAGCAGTTCTGGAAGCGCGTCGGCGCCGACATGGAGATCGAGCAGGTCGATCAGGCGACCATTCCCTCGCGTGCCTTCACGCGTCAATTCCAGCTGACGCCGTGGCGCATCGTCGATCTCGCCGACCCCGATCCGCAGATGTACGCGAATTTCCACACCGGCAGCCCGCTGGCACTCGCCGGCTTCTCGAATCCCGAGCTTGACCGGCTTCTGGATCACGCCCGTGTCACCGCCGATCTCGGCCAGCGCACCGAGGATTATTGCGCCATCAGCCGCCTGATCAACAAGGAGGCGATCTGGTTCTGGACCTTCCAGAACACCTATTACGCGCTGTCGAGCACCAAGCTGAAGGGTTTTCCGAAAATCTATAACAGTGTGATCGACGTCTCGAACACCTGGCTGGAATGA
- a CDS encoding CaiB/BaiF CoA-transferase family protein — MQLADKHEGTTTKAFAGLRVLDFSTTIAGPHCARMLADMGAEVIKIETDGGETMRTRPPLRKGCSTVFGQLNVGKKSVVLDLKSEDGREAVRRLAATADILVENFRPGVMRRLRLDYDSLRPVNERLVYCSISGYGQTGPSAELPAYAPVIHAASGYDMAHLAYQPGRNRPDYCGIYHADVVTGTYGFGAIASALYQRTVTGLGQHIDVSMLESMLTLTVIELQSSQFAVKPPPRPMFGPTETASGYVMITVASEKTFQALMGVIGRREWIADPRFSSYAARRENWADMMDGVEAWSRQLSTESCLVALGAAGVPASAYRTIREALADPQLAHRQALSSVEDGGGSFRVINLPFRMTGADTTPGKTMAVLGEHTRELREEIGLGNDAPIPSGKIEAAN; from the coding sequence ATGCAGCTAGCAGATAAGCATGAGGGGACGACGACAAAGGCCTTCGCGGGCCTGAGGGTCCTGGATTTTTCGACCACCATCGCCGGCCCCCATTGCGCACGGATGCTAGCCGATATGGGGGCAGAGGTCATCAAGATCGAGACCGACGGCGGCGAGACGATGCGGACGCGGCCGCCGCTGCGCAAGGGCTGCAGCACCGTGTTCGGCCAGCTCAATGTCGGCAAGAAGAGCGTGGTGCTCGACCTCAAGTCCGAGGACGGGCGGGAGGCGGTCCGGCGGTTGGCCGCCACCGCCGACATCCTGGTCGAGAACTTCCGCCCCGGCGTGATGCGCCGGCTGCGGCTCGACTACGACAGCCTGCGCCCGGTCAACGAGAGGCTGGTCTACTGCTCGATCTCCGGCTACGGCCAGACCGGACCCTCGGCCGAGCTGCCGGCCTACGCGCCGGTGATCCACGCGGCTTCCGGCTACGACATGGCGCATCTCGCCTACCAGCCGGGCCGCAACAGGCCGGACTATTGCGGCATCTACCATGCCGACGTCGTCACCGGCACCTACGGTTTTGGCGCGATCGCCTCGGCGCTGTATCAGCGCACGGTGACCGGGCTTGGTCAGCACATCGACGTCTCCATGCTGGAATCGATGCTGACCTTGACGGTGATCGAATTGCAGAGCTCGCAATTCGCCGTGAAGCCGCCGCCGCGCCCGATGTTCGGCCCGACCGAGACCGCGAGCGGCTATGTCATGATCACCGTCGCGAGCGAGAAGACGTTCCAGGCCTTGATGGGCGTGATCGGCCGCCGCGAATGGATTGCCGATCCGCGCTTCTCTTCTTACGCGGCACGGCGCGAGAACTGGGCCGACATGATGGACGGCGTCGAGGCCTGGTCGCGGCAGCTCTCGACTGAATCATGCCTCGTCGCCCTGGGCGCGGCCGGCGTGCCCGCCTCGGCCTATCGCACCATCAGGGAAGCCCTTGCTGATCCGCAGCTCGCGCATCGGCAGGCGCTCTCGTCGGTGGAGGACGGGGGCGGCTCGTTTAGGGTGATCAACCTGCCGTTCCGGATGACGGGTGCCGATACGACACCGGGCAAGACCATGGCTGTGCTCGGAGAGCATACGCGCGAACTGCGCGAGGAGATCGGCCTCGGCAATGACGCGCCAATTCCGTCAGGCAAAATAGAAGCGGCGAACTGA
- the glgA gene encoding glycogen synthase GlgA, giving the protein MRVLFVTTEMDDFVRVGGLGAVSAALPRALRPFADIRIMLPGYRDIIEQLTHIQIVGRCPALAEMPSCSLGRAATKDGMPVYVLLCSQLYDRPGNPYGDESGHDWPDNDIRFARFASAAAELAMGKLDKNWAADLIHANDWQASLVPAYLAWRGAKLPSILTIHNLAYQGLFPKESLRRIGVPESSFHIDGVEFYDQLSFLKAGLVYASHLTTVSGTYAREITTEEFGCGLEGLLRVRSEASELTGILNGIDESWDPRSCAQLAQQFGAGDWIGKKANADYVRKQFGLAVSRGPMFGIVARLVHQKGIDLVLAAADEIVDAGGQIVVTGSGEPALEQALVDAHRRRPDAIGVAIGFNDAQARRIFAGSDFTLMPSRFEPCGLSQMYAQRFGSLPIGHQTGGLAETITDGETGFLFSRPSHDSFLGGVRRAFSAFMAQDQLDTMRRSAMGRSFSWSVSAGSYNKLYRKLAAV; this is encoded by the coding sequence TTGAGGGTCTTGTTCGTCACGACAGAGATGGACGACTTCGTCCGCGTCGGCGGACTCGGTGCCGTTTCCGCTGCCCTCCCCAGAGCGCTCCGCCCCTTCGCCGATATCCGGATCATGCTGCCCGGCTATCGCGACATCATCGAACAACTCACGCATATTCAGATCGTTGGGCGCTGTCCGGCACTTGCGGAAATGCCGTCCTGTTCGCTCGGCCGCGCCGCCACCAAGGACGGAATGCCGGTCTATGTGCTGTTGTGCTCCCAGCTCTACGACCGTCCCGGCAACCCTTACGGCGACGAGTCCGGGCACGACTGGCCTGATAACGACATCCGCTTCGCGCGCTTCGCCTCGGCGGCGGCTGAGCTGGCCATGGGCAAGCTGGACAAGAATTGGGCAGCAGACCTGATCCATGCCAATGACTGGCAGGCCTCGCTCGTGCCGGCCTACCTCGCCTGGCGCGGCGCCAAGCTGCCGTCGATCCTGACCATCCATAACCTCGCCTATCAAGGTCTCTTCCCGAAGGAGTCGCTGCGGCGGATCGGCGTGCCCGAGAGCTCCTTCCATATCGACGGCGTCGAGTTCTACGACCAGCTCTCCTTCCTCAAGGCCGGCCTCGTCTACGCCTCGCATCTCACCACCGTGAGCGGCACCTATGCGCGCGAGATCACCACGGAGGAATTCGGCTGCGGCCTCGAAGGCCTGCTGCGCGTCCGCTCCGAGGCATCCGAGCTCACCGGCATCCTCAACGGCATCGACGAGAGCTGGGACCCGCGCTCTTGCGCCCAGCTTGCGCAGCAGTTCGGCGCCGGCGACTGGATCGGCAAGAAGGCCAATGCGGATTACGTGCGCAAGCAGTTTGGCCTTGCGGTCTCGCGCGGCCCGATGTTCGGCATCGTCGCCCGCCTCGTGCATCAGAAAGGTATCGACCTCGTCTTGGCGGCGGCCGACGAGATCGTCGATGCCGGCGGACAGATCGTGGTGACCGGCTCCGGCGAGCCGGCGCTCGAGCAGGCGCTGGTCGATGCCCATCGCCGCCGTCCCGACGCCATCGGCGTTGCCATCGGCTTCAACGACGCCCAGGCGCGCCGCATTTTTGCCGGCAGCGATTTCACCTTGATGCCCTCGCGGTTCGAGCCGTGCGGCCTCAGCCAGATGTATGCCCAGCGCTTCGGCTCGCTGCCGATCGGCCATCAGACCGGAGGCCTCGCCGAGACCATCACGGACGGCGAGACCGGCTTCCTGTTCTCAAGACCCTCGCACGACTCTTTCCTCGGCGGCGTCCGCCGCGCCTTCTCGGCCTTCATGGCGCAGGACCAGCTCGATACCATGCGCCGCAGCGCGATGGGACGCTCCTTTTCCTGGAGCGTCTCGGCGGGCAGCTACAACAAGCTGTATCGGAAGCTCGCCGCGGTGTGA
- a CDS encoding oxygenase MpaB family protein: protein MVSGDDLELSLDQVRAHAAASVTGVFGPDTVTWRIDREAVIFLGAGRALLLQLAHPWVAAAIAEHSKTLADPIGRFHRTFDIVFAMVFGSLDHALSSSRQLHRRHSMIVGEMPQTVGPFAAGSQYCANDIPSLRWVHATLVETALMAHDLVLPPFSVEERERYWTESRNFGALFGLTANDLPADWAGFAAYTAAMVQSDTLTVSPAARMIAAQIFGGARPWLRPPRWYRALTARLLPERLRADFGFELDARDERSADYALRWIRRVYPKLPDRLRYVGPYQEALARLRGEPQPDWMTRCLNRAWIGRSQMDVRGKG, encoded by the coding sequence GTGGTGTCCGGCGACGACCTGGAACTGTCGCTCGATCAGGTCCGCGCTCACGCCGCGGCATCGGTCACCGGCGTGTTCGGTCCTGACACGGTGACCTGGCGGATCGACCGCGAGGCCGTCATCTTTCTCGGCGCCGGCCGTGCGCTGCTGCTTCAGCTCGCACATCCCTGGGTCGCGGCCGCCATCGCCGAACATTCCAAAACCTTGGCCGATCCGATCGGGCGCTTTCATCGCACCTTCGACATCGTCTTTGCCATGGTGTTCGGCTCGCTCGACCATGCGCTTTCGTCGTCCCGGCAATTGCACCGGCGCCACAGCATGATCGTCGGCGAGATGCCGCAGACCGTGGGTCCGTTCGCGGCAGGTTCGCAGTATTGCGCTAACGACATCCCGTCGCTGCGCTGGGTTCATGCGACGCTGGTCGAGACCGCGCTGATGGCGCACGATCTGGTTCTGCCGCCGTTCTCGGTAGAAGAGCGCGAGCGTTACTGGACCGAGAGCCGGAATTTTGGCGCGCTGTTCGGACTGACGGCGAATGATTTGCCGGCCGACTGGGCGGGCTTTGCCGCCTACACCGCAGCGATGGTGCAGTCGGACACGCTGACCGTCAGCCCGGCCGCGCGCATGATCGCCGCGCAGATTTTTGGCGGTGCGCGTCCGTGGCTGCGGCCGCCGCGATGGTACCGCGCGCTCACCGCGCGCCTGCTGCCGGAACGTCTGCGCGCAGACTTTGGCTTCGAGCTCGACGCGCGCGATGAGAGATCCGCGGACTATGCGCTGCGATGGATCAGACGCGTCTATCCGAAACTGCCCGACCGGCTGCGCTATGTCGGTCCCTATCAGGAGGCGCTGGCCCGGCTCCGCGGCGAGCCGCAGCCGGACTGGATGACCCGCTGCCTCAACCGCGCCTGGATCGGCCGGTCGCAGATGGATGTGCGCGGGAAGGGGTGA
- a CDS encoding patatin-like phospholipase family protein — protein MNGMQDNTQRKGTDLPGQVVLVLQGGGALGSYQAGVYQALHEAGIEPDWIIGTSIGAINASLMAGNEPGQRLARLKEFWKRMEQNPVWNLRSAFPGFNEKLAYWSTVTNGIPGFFRPNPLAHAGDSYPLGADHAGFYSTAPLEKTLHELVDFSLVNRCAPRLTVGAAHVRSSQMRYFDSRDGELTVKHVMASGALPPAFPAVRIDGELYWDGGILSNTPTEAVFDDNPRRDSLIFAVHLWNPVGPEPTTMAEVLNRHKDVQYSSRIASQIARQQQAHRLRHVIKQLAERLPDSERGDPMVKELISYGCSTRMHVVRLLAPQLDRESHTKDIDFSPSGIMQRWDAGYAHTRSVLERKPWTGEFDPLSGVVLHEHMDEMPMAAE, from the coding sequence ATGAATGGCATGCAGGACAATACCCAGCGCAAAGGCACGGATCTGCCGGGCCAGGTCGTTTTGGTGCTTCAGGGCGGCGGTGCGCTCGGATCTTACCAGGCCGGGGTCTACCAGGCCTTGCACGAGGCCGGGATCGAGCCGGATTGGATCATTGGCACCTCGATCGGTGCGATCAACGCAAGCCTCATGGCGGGCAATGAGCCCGGCCAGCGCCTGGCGCGCCTGAAGGAATTCTGGAAACGGATGGAGCAGAATCCGGTGTGGAATCTGCGCAGCGCGTTTCCCGGCTTCAACGAAAAGCTGGCCTATTGGTCGACAGTGACCAACGGTATCCCCGGGTTCTTCCGTCCCAATCCGCTGGCGCATGCGGGCGATTCCTACCCGTTGGGAGCCGATCACGCCGGCTTTTATTCGACCGCTCCGCTGGAGAAGACGTTGCACGAGCTCGTCGATTTCAGCCTGGTCAATCGCTGCGCCCCGCGGCTGACGGTCGGGGCTGCTCATGTCCGCAGCAGCCAGATGCGCTATTTCGACAGCCGCGACGGCGAGTTGACGGTGAAGCACGTCATGGCCTCGGGTGCTCTGCCGCCGGCGTTTCCGGCGGTGCGCATCGACGGTGAGCTCTATTGGGACGGTGGTATCCTGTCGAACACGCCAACCGAAGCGGTCTTCGACGACAATCCGCGCAGAGACTCGCTGATCTTCGCGGTGCATCTGTGGAATCCCGTCGGGCCGGAGCCGACCACGATGGCGGAGGTGCTGAACCGTCATAAGGACGTGCAGTACTCCAGCCGCATCGCGAGCCAGATCGCTCGCCAGCAGCAGGCCCATCGTCTCCGCCACGTCATCAAGCAGCTCGCCGAGCGTCTGCCGGACAGCGAGCGCGGTGATCCCATGGTGAAGGAACTGATCAGCTACGGTTGTTCGACCCGGATGCATGTGGTGCGGCTGCTCGCGCCCCAGCTGGACCGCGAGAGCCACACCAAGGACATCGACTTCAGCCCGTCCGGTATCATGCAGCGCTGGGATGCGGGCTATGCTCACACGAGGTCGGTGCTCGAGCGAAAGCCGTGGACCGGCGAATTCGATCCGCTGTCGGGCGTGGTGCTACACGAGCATATGGACGAGATGCCGATGGCCGCGGAATAG
- a CDS encoding 3-hydroxybutyrate dehydrogenase has translation MNMPLKPQMSQPGYTLAGKVALVTGSTSGIGLGIARALAAAGADIVLNGLGVASEIGRTREQIAAQFGIKASYSPADMTKPKSIAEMIAATIAESGRLDIVVNNAGIQHVAPLDQFPVEKWDQVLAINLSSAFHTTRLALPAMRQNGFGRIINIASAHGLVGSPFKSAYVAAKHGIVGLTKVTALETAEQGITCNAICPGYVYTPLVEAQIDGQAKAHGISRDQVIREVLLAQQPNKRFATVEELGALAVFLATDAAASITGIALPVDGGWTAH, from the coding sequence ATGAACATGCCGCTAAAGCCGCAGATGTCACAGCCTGGATACACGCTGGCCGGAAAGGTCGCGCTGGTCACGGGCTCCACCAGTGGCATCGGTCTCGGCATCGCGCGTGCGCTGGCTGCTGCCGGCGCCGATATCGTGCTCAACGGCCTCGGCGTCGCCAGCGAGATTGGCCGGACGCGCGAACAGATCGCCGCCCAGTTCGGTATCAAGGCAAGCTACTCGCCGGCTGATATGACGAAGCCGAAGTCCATCGCCGAGATGATCGCGGCCACGATTGCCGAATCCGGACGGCTCGACATTGTCGTCAACAATGCGGGCATCCAGCATGTCGCGCCGCTCGACCAGTTTCCGGTCGAGAAGTGGGACCAGGTCCTCGCGATCAACCTGTCCTCGGCCTTCCACACCACGCGGCTGGCGCTGCCGGCGATGCGGCAGAATGGCTTCGGCCGGATCATCAACATCGCGTCTGCGCACGGTCTGGTCGGCTCGCCCTTCAAGTCGGCCTATGTCGCCGCCAAGCATGGCATCGTCGGTCTCACCAAGGTGACGGCACTGGAGACCGCGGAGCAGGGTATCACCTGCAACGCCATCTGCCCGGGTTACGTCTACACGCCGCTGGTCGAGGCGCAGATCGACGGCCAGGCCAAGGCGCACGGCATCTCCCGCGACCAGGTGATCCGCGAGGTCCTGCTCGCGCAGCAGCCGAACAAGCGCTTCGCCACCGTCGAGGAGCTTGGCGCGCTCGCCGTGTTCCTGGCGACGGATGCGGCCGCCTCGATCACCGGCATTGCGCTTCCGGTCGACGGCGGCTGGACCGCGCATTGA
- a CDS encoding LysR family transcriptional regulator: protein MEMHQVRYFLAVAQLLNFTRAAEECNVTQPSLTRAIKQLEAELGGDLFRRERPAAQLTELGQRMHPLLKQCYDAATGARSLASSFKSGEIGALRIALTHSVDLALLIPHLNEIKRQFNRLEFRFLRGTSREVSDFLKKGEAELGIAAEIDEAWERLDVWPLFTESFDLVVSREHRLAGQDTIEPDDLRAEQLLGRNYCEHSRRIAASLREFGIEGDHGHEISSERDLIELVEADIGIAMMPHTSPVPDSLKRAAVPGLDARRTVSLYGVAGRQRTAVANTVMRLLRGADWREIAG, encoded by the coding sequence ATGGAAATGCACCAGGTCCGCTATTTCCTCGCGGTAGCGCAGCTGCTCAACTTCACGCGCGCCGCCGAGGAGTGCAACGTGACGCAGCCTTCGCTGACGCGCGCCATCAAGCAGCTCGAGGCCGAGCTTGGCGGCGACCTGTTTCGCCGCGAGCGGCCCGCGGCGCAATTGACCGAGCTCGGCCAGCGCATGCATCCGCTGCTGAAGCAGTGCTACGATGCCGCCACAGGCGCGCGCTCGCTCGCCTCCTCGTTCAAGAGCGGCGAGATCGGCGCACTGCGCATCGCCCTGACGCATTCGGTCGACCTCGCATTGCTGATCCCGCATTTGAACGAGATCAAGCGGCAGTTCAACCGGCTCGAATTTCGCTTCCTGCGCGGAACGAGCCGCGAGGTCAGCGACTTCCTGAAGAAGGGCGAGGCCGAGCTCGGCATCGCCGCCGAAATCGACGAAGCCTGGGAGCGGCTCGACGTCTGGCCGCTCTTCACCGAGTCTTTCGATCTCGTCGTCAGCCGGGAGCACCGCCTTGCCGGCCAGGATACGATCGAGCCGGACGATCTGCGCGCGGAGCAACTGCTCGGCCGCAATTATTGCGAACATTCCCGGCGCATCGCCGCAAGCCTGCGCGAATTCGGTATCGAGGGCGATCACGGCCACGAGATTTCGAGCGAGCGCGACCTGATCGAACTGGTGGAGGCCGACATCGGCATTGCCATGATGCCGCACACCTCACCGGTGCCTGATAGCCTGAAGCGCGCCGCGGTCCCTGGCCTCGATGCGCGCCGCACTGTCAGTCTGTACGGTGTGGCGGGCCGCCAGAGGACAGCCGTGGCCAACACCGTAATGCGGCTGCTGCGCGGCGCCGACTGGCGGGAGATTGCGGGGTAG
- a CDS encoding peroxiredoxin-like family protein — protein sequence MTSLSPADAERLRLAFQRCRDMEGTLNEQLRAYADASRAVFPAYGEAVDRLVTRLNGNGGGETAPHPGDVMPPFMLPDESGHLVTLPALLEDGPVVIMFFRGHWCPYCRLNVRAVVQALDRIEAIGARIVAIMPETQEFTRQLKTESGAPFPILTDLDNGYALSLNLAIWLGAEIQSLLSYQDMTKFHGNEGWMLPIPAVFVVGRDGVVKARFVDPDFRKRMEIDDLLAALEGASREH from the coding sequence ATGACCTCTCTCTCGCCAGCCGACGCCGAACGGCTCAGGCTCGCCTTCCAACGTTGCCGCGATATGGAGGGCACGTTGAACGAACAGCTCCGGGCCTATGCCGATGCGAGCCGGGCGGTCTTCCCGGCCTATGGCGAGGCGGTCGATCGCCTGGTGACGCGATTGAACGGGAATGGCGGCGGCGAGACCGCGCCGCATCCGGGCGACGTGATGCCGCCGTTCATGCTGCCTGACGAAAGCGGGCATCTCGTCACCTTGCCGGCGCTGCTGGAGGACGGTCCGGTCGTGATCATGTTTTTCCGCGGCCATTGGTGTCCGTATTGCCGGCTGAACGTTCGCGCCGTCGTTCAGGCCTTGGATCGTATCGAGGCCATAGGCGCGCGGATCGTGGCGATCATGCCGGAGACGCAGGAATTTACCCGCCAGCTCAAGACCGAATCCGGCGCGCCGTTTCCCATCCTGACCGATCTCGACAACGGCTATGCCCTGTCGCTCAATCTCGCGATCTGGCTCGGCGCCGAGATTCAGAGCCTGCTGTCGTACCAGGACATGACGAAATTCCACGGCAATGAGGGCTGGATGTTGCCGATCCCGGCCGTGTTCGTCGTCGGCCGCGACGGGGTCGTGAAGGCGCGCTTCGTCGATCCCGATTTCCGCAAGCGCATGGAGATCGACGACCTGCTCGCGGCGCTGGAAGGCGCGAGCCGGGAACACTAA